In the genome of Gemmatimonadota bacterium, the window CAATGCGACGGGCAATCCCATGACCTATATGGTGGGTGAAAAACAGTATATCGCCGTACCGATAGGCGGGGCGTCCGAAAGGGCGGAACTGGTGGTGTTGGGCCTACCCTGACTGGAGCTGCCCGGCGCGTCCCGGGACGCGCGTAGGTTCCGGCAGCCGGCATGGAAAGCGCCGGCATGGAAGGCGCCGGTGGACATGACGCCCGTTACAACCGGTTCAGCAGTCGCAGCATGATGGCCTTCTGCGCGTCCAGGCGGTTCTCGGCCTGGTCGTAGATGATCGACTGCTCGTGCTCGATCATGTCCTCGGCGATTTCGTAGCCGGGATGGATGGGCATGTCGTGCATGATCTTCGCACGGCGGCCGGCGAGCAGGGACGCGTTGATCTGGTAGGGCATCATGATCCCGCTCCGCTTCTCCTTCTCGGCCGCGTAGGCGGGATCGTTGAAGAGTTCCATGTCGAGCCAGGTATCCGTGTAGACGTAGTCGGCCTCCGCGACCGCCTCCCCGGCGTCCAGCGTCTCGGTGAGCAATCCCCTGTCCAATAGCTTCTTCCGGCTTTCCTCGTCCACACTGGCCGGCTCCCGGATCGGACAGACCAGCGTCAGGTGCACGCCCAGCGGCGCGGCGATGGAAACCAGCGAATTGACCACGTTGTTGTACACGCCGATGTAGGTCAGCCGCGCGCCTTCCACGCCCTCCGGACGGTCTTCCGCGATGGTCAGCACGTCCGCCAGGGCCTGGCAGGGGTGGTAGAGGTTGCAGCACCCGT includes:
- a CDS encoding ornithine carbamoyltransferase, whose translation is MSADIKHLIDWKYWDDGEIVEILDLARRVKHYRWEYQGRMQGNTLVMIFQKTSTRTRVSFEAGMTEMGGHAINLDWMTTNFTLSKVRFETRYLGRNAAIIMARLKDNRDLLEMEKASTVPVINGCCNLYHPCQALADVLTIAEDRPEGVEGARLTYIGVYNNVVNSLVSIAAPLGVHLTLVCPIREPASVDEESRKKLLDRGLLTETLDAGEAVAEADYVYTDTWLDMELFNDPAYAAEKEKRSGIMMPYQINASLLAGRRAKIMHDMPIHPGYEIAEDMIEHEQSIIYDQAENRLDAQKAIMLRLLNRL